In the genome of Magnolia sinica isolate HGM2019 chromosome 2, MsV1, whole genome shotgun sequence, one region contains:
- the LOC131227260 gene encoding uncharacterized protein LOC131227260, protein MGRGKKKSTAMEPEPNDQTQSSSLLHVESAPGPSQRFSNRANKYRAMQGKIQALRDKINQMKQQQEQQSRLVQETVGPVVEVESTPRSVRPEGSQHQSVRLQDLVQNPPLTQNPVPARNPTTQAPTHASGPKESLKNFIARFNEEALRAKDYDDKMALSTMFGSLREGKFTFSIGKNPPKTLAELVTRDQKYTNAEEFSNSRKNVQASEPPTKGNRQRNEEPQSSTKKSDDCAHRDRRPSRKPEGRFRSYTPLNTSTEQKLLDIRGQKLLNWPEERTAQREEQPSKSAEELVEIRTIFGGSSSRGDSNIAHKAHSRKSDPKHYVHMTERPRKELRVNLAGLTFTEDDTPGIQHPHDDALVVTMTIANHKVYRILVDTRSSANVIYLEAFERMGIPKSNFRPVKSPLHSLAGEMVISKGAISLPMTVGEGRHQVTLLVDFLVVNVPSVYNVILGRPSLNAMRAVVSTYHLMMKFSTEGRVGYLRGDQREARKCYAIAVRKGSVT, encoded by the exons ATgggaagaggaaagaagaaatctACAGCTATGGAGCCAGAGCCAAATGATCAGACTCAGTCTTCCTCGTTACTTCACGTCGAGTCGGCTCCAGGACCATCCCAGCGTTTTAGTAATCGGGCGAATAAGTATCGAGCCATGCAAGGCAAAATACAAGCCCTACGTGACAAAATTAATCAGATGAAGCAACAACAGGAGCAGCAGTCACGTCTCGTTCAGGAAACCGTCGGGCCTGTGGTGGAAGTTGAGTCTACACCACGAAGTGTGAGACCAGAAGGATCACAACATCAATCAGTCCGACTACAAGATTTAGTCCAGAACCCCCCTCTGACCCAAAACCCAGTTCCGGCTAGGAATCCCACGACTCAAGCTCCGACACATGCTTCG GGGCCTAAAGAGTCATTGAAGAACTTCATCGCCCGCTTTAATGAGGAGGCACTACGGGCGAAGGACTATGATGACAAAATGGCGCTCTCCACCATGTTTGGCAGTCTAAGAGAGGGGAAATTTACCTTCTCCATTGGTAAAAATCCGCCAAAGACGTTGGCTGAGCTCGTCACCAGAGATCAAAAATACACTAATGCCGAGGAGTTCTCCAACTCCCGTAAAAATGTTCAAGCATCAGAGCCACCAACAAAAGGGAACAGACAGAGGAACGAAGAACCCCAGTCGTCCACCAAGAAGTCAGACGACTGCGCTCATCGTGATCGTCGTCCGAGTAGGAAGCCTGAGGGCAGATTTCGTTCCTATACTCCCCTTAACACATCTACAGAGCAAAAATTACTAGATATCAGGGGTCAAAAGCTCCTGAATTGGCCT GAAGAGAGAACAGCTCAGAGAGAAGAGCAGCCTAGCAAATCTGCAGAAGAACTGGTCGAAATTCGCACCATCTTCGGCGGTTCATCCAGTAGAGGAGACTCAAACATCGCCCATAAAGCCCACTCCCGGAAGTCCGATCCGAAGCATTACGTCCACATGACTGAGCGGCCAAGGAAAGAGCTCCGAGTCAATCTTGCAGGCTTGACCTTCACGGAAGATGATACACCCGGAATTCAACATCCGCACGATGATGCCCTGGTGGTaactatgaccatagccaaccacaagGTGTACCGCATCCTGGTCGACACCAGGAGCTCAGCTAATGTCATCTACTTGGAGGCTTTTGAAAGAATGGGGATTCCAAAGTCAAACTTCAGACCTGTGAAGAGCCCTTTGCATAGCTTGGCCGGAGAAATGGTGATCTCCaaaggagccatctccctccctatGACTGTGGGAGAAGGACGGCATCAAGTCACCCTCTTGGTGGACTTCCTTGTCGTTAATGTGCCATCAGTGTATAACGTCATCCTGGGGAGACCTTCCCTCAATGCAATGAGAGCGGTCGTGTCCACATACCATCTAATGATGAAATTTTCCACCGAAGGCAGAGTAGGCTACCTCCGAGGCGATCAACGCGAGGCTCGGAAGTGTTATGCGATAGCAGTGAGGAAAGGGTCGGTGACATAG